The genome window AGAAGGGGAACTGCGATCATTGCTATCACAAGTGGCATATCAAGTATCACACCTCCCTGAAGTGAGAACAACACGACCAATGTGACCAATAGTGCAGTAATAGCAATGTTATGCATTACAGGTGAGAAACTATTCTCGAACCAGTCCTTTCCTTTGCTTGCAAGCAGATAATTTCTTGAAAAATATCCGGCAAATAGAGGCACACCTACATACATACCCACGGAAAACAAAATTGTTTCCCAGGGAACCACGATATCGCTTATACCAAGCAGAAGTCTTGCAAGGGGAGCATATAGGAAGAGCATGGCAAGGGAATTAATTGCAACCATTACCAATGTATGACCCTGATTGCCTTTTGCAAGATAACCCCACACAAGCACCATTGCAGTACATGGAGCAACTCCGAGCAATATCATTCCTGCTATATACTGGGATATCTGAAGCTCAGTAAGATAAGGAGCAAATATATTTGCCATGAACAGCCATGCAAAGAAGAGCATGGTAAAGGGCTTTATAGCCCAGTTGATGATAAATGTAGTTAATACAGGCTTAGGCGTCTTCCCTGCTTTTACTACCTGTTTGAAATCGATCTGGACCATGATCGGGTAGATCATGAAGAAAAGACAGATCGCAATTGGAATTGAAACTTCATATACCTGCATCGAATCAAGTGTTCCGGCGATCTGTGGAAAGATCTTACCAAGAGTAATACCAATGACTATGCATGCAAAGATCCATACAGTCAAGTATTTTTCGAAAAATCCCAGTTTTTTTTCATCAGCCATTATAACCCCCCATTAATATCAAATTTTGAATAATAGTAATATGATCATCCAATAACGTAACCAAATCCAAGTCCTGCAAGTGTAGCAATTATAACTACAAGTGTTATGTATGAAGCACCTCTTTTTGCACCCATTATCCTGCTGATTACTATCATGTTCGGAAGACTGAGTGCTGGTCCTGCCAGAAGCATAGATAGTGCCGGACCTTTACCCATGCCAAGAAGTGTAAGGGCACTGATAATTGGGACTTCAGTTAGTGTCGAGAAGTACATCAGGGCTCCAGAGACCGATGCGACCAGGTTTGATGAAACAGATTCGCCGCCAACGAACCGGGCAACATATTCTGAAGGAAGAACTTCCACAATTATCCCTGCAAAGAACACACCGATCAGAAGAAGAGGTGTGATCTGCTTTACGAGGAACCATGTCTCGCCCATCCATGAAGAGAGTTCCTCACGGGTGAACCATTTGAAAGACAGATAGATAGTAACAGCTATGAGGGGAATAAGTATTGCTGCCATCATTGTCCATGTACTGAATATCTCCGGAACAACAAGAATTCCTAGAAGCAGGATGAACAACATTGCACTGTTCTTGTGCTTTTCTTCTCCGAAAGTGGCGATCTTCTTCCTCTCCACATTACCTCTTTCAAACATTGCTGCCATTGTAAGTCCGATAATAATAGATAAAGAAACAGCCACAACAGCCCTTGACACACCAAGATCATAGCCAAGGATCTTGGCAGTATAAACTATTGCAAGTATGTTTATGGCAGGTGCGGAGAAGAGAAATGTCGTTGCGGGTCCGATCCCTGCACCTCTTTTATAGATACCTGCAAATAATGGGAGCACGGTGCAACTGCACACGGCAAGAAGACAGCCTGATGCGGCTGCTACTGAGTATGACACGTATTTTGGTGCATCTGCTCCGAAGAACTTCAATACTGATTCCTTAGAGAACAGTGATGCTATTGCACCCGCAAGAAAGAATGCAGGTATCAGACAGAGGAGCACATGCAGCGCAAGATAGTTCTGAACTGATTGGAACCCAGCATTCATAAGATATAGTAAATAATCAGATGACATGATTTCAAATAATGTTGAAATACTATATAAACATACCTATTTCAATATTAGTTGAATTGCATTGAGAGAGTTCCAGCTTCAACACAATTCTGCTGACATTAAGATGAAGTATACTTAATCAAGAACAAAACTGTAAA of Methanococcoides methylutens contains these proteins:
- the arsB gene encoding ACR3 family arsenite efflux transporter, with the translated sequence MADEKKLGFFEKYLTVWIFACIVIGITLGKIFPQIAGTLDSMQVYEVSIPIAICLFFMIYPIMVQIDFKQVVKAGKTPKPVLTTFIINWAIKPFTMLFFAWLFMANIFAPYLTELQISQYIAGMILLGVAPCTAMVLVWGYLAKGNQGHTLVMVAINSLAMLFLYAPLARLLLGISDIVVPWETILFSVGMYVGVPLFAGYFSRNYLLASKGKDWFENSFSPVMHNIAITALLVTLVVLFSLQGGVILDMPLVIAMIAVPLLVQVFFIFFLGYGVAKVIGITYEDAAPTALIGASNHFEVAIAVAAMLFGINSGAALATVVGVLIEVPVMLGLVSICLRTKTMFK
- a CDS encoding permease; translation: MSSDYLLYLMNAGFQSVQNYLALHVLLCLIPAFFLAGAIASLFSKESVLKFFGADAPKYVSYSVAAASGCLLAVCSCTVLPLFAGIYKRGAGIGPATTFLFSAPAINILAIVYTAKILGYDLGVSRAVVAVSLSIIIGLTMAAMFERGNVERKKIATFGEEKHKNSAMLFILLLGILVVPEIFSTWTMMAAILIPLIAVTIYLSFKWFTREELSSWMGETWFLVKQITPLLLIGVFFAGIIVEVLPSEYVARFVGGESVSSNLVASVSGALMYFSTLTEVPIISALTLLGMGKGPALSMLLAGPALSLPNMIVISRIMGAKRGASYITLVVIIATLAGLGFGYVIG